A genomic window from Verrucomicrobiia bacterium includes:
- a CDS encoding glycerate kinase, which yields MSLRVLVVPDKFKGTLSAQEAAGAIVNGWWGARPQDEMEMLPMSDGGDGFGEILAALVGAAECVTATVDAAGRPIGARWWWQAEQRLAILEAAQSIGLALLPPNRFHPFELDTRGLGPLVQAAVAAGAQTILMGIGGSATNDGGFGLARSVGWRFFDDRDQPIEKWVKLNKLTRWLPPMDPILGVEFVVAVDVDNTLLGLNGCTRIYGPQKGLLMTQFSVAEVALEKLAAKAAEQHGYDVASDPGAGAAGGLGFGLKAFFGARLEPGFEIFALHSRIEDKLAKADVVLTGEGMIDRQTLMGKGTGRLAQRCHALGKRCVGFAGVIEGAAKTQMADRLFHSVHAITPTLTNPTEARKNAALWLERLAHQVANDYDWT from the coding sequence ATGTCGTTGCGCGTCCTTGTGGTTCCGGACAAGTTCAAGGGGACTTTGTCCGCCCAGGAGGCCGCCGGGGCCATAGTCAACGGCTGGTGGGGGGCACGGCCCCAGGATGAGATGGAGATGCTCCCCATGAGCGACGGGGGGGATGGCTTTGGGGAAATCCTGGCCGCGCTCGTGGGCGCAGCCGAGTGCGTCACGGCCACCGTGGATGCCGCCGGACGCCCCATTGGCGCCCGGTGGTGGTGGCAGGCCGAACAACGGCTTGCGATCCTCGAGGCCGCCCAGAGCATCGGCCTGGCACTCCTGCCACCCAACCGGTTTCACCCATTTGAACTCGACACCCGCGGGCTCGGCCCGCTGGTCCAGGCGGCGGTGGCGGCGGGTGCGCAGACGATCCTGATGGGCATTGGCGGCAGTGCCACCAACGACGGGGGCTTCGGCCTCGCCCGATCGGTGGGCTGGAGGTTCTTCGATGACCGGGACCAGCCCATCGAAAAATGGGTCAAGCTCAACAAGCTGACCCGCTGGTTGCCCCCCATGGACCCCATCCTGGGCGTGGAATTCGTGGTGGCGGTGGACGTGGACAACACCCTGCTTGGGCTCAACGGGTGCACCCGGATCTACGGCCCCCAAAAGGGGCTGCTCATGACGCAGTTCTCCGTGGCGGAGGTGGCGCTGGAAAAGCTGGCCGCCAAGGCGGCGGAACAACACGGCTATGACGTGGCGTCGGATCCCGGCGCCGGTGCCGCCGGCGGGTTGGGATTTGGACTCAAGGCATTCTTCGGGGCGAGGCTGGAGCCGGGTTTTGAAATCTTCGCCCTTCACTCACGCATCGAGGACAAGCTGGCGAAGGCCGACGTGGTGTTGACCGGCGAGGGCATGATTGACCGTCAGACACTGATGGGGAAAGGCACCGGAAGACTCGCCCAGCGCTGCCATGCGCTCGGAAAGCGCTGTGTCGGCTTCGCGGGAGTCATCGAGGGGGCCGCAAAGACCCAGATGGCTGACCGGCTGTTCCATTCCGTCCATGCCATCACCCCGACGCTGACGAATCCGACCGAGGCCCGGAAGAACGCGGCGCTTTGGCTGGAGCGCCTCGCGCACCAGGTCGCCAATGACTACGACTGGACCTGA
- a CDS encoding AraC family transcriptional regulator gives MLKGSRTLPIVRGRIRFADLSDYIAGLAEFWDCEHDQLTAPASPWWCRYVTDGQAVLYEEQYGIKLFIQGSPAGDFFVFGIPCRPELGGRWIGEDLPHHGLGYTRSRTELEMLFQPGGRTLCAMVPTAPFREAYTTLSGLPPERTFPAGHRFKQYSADRWRDLRDAWRQILRRADAMTDLVTELAASLVNFGDPQDLVRERYPVRARAVFRRALDACADAGDSFRPATLARSIGVSLRSLETAFRQCSDLPPARFLRLQRMNAVHLALVAADPARSRVTDLATNHGFTELGRFAVEYRQLFGERPSETLRRAARKRF, from the coding sequence ATGCTGAAAGGTTCCCGGACGCTTCCCATCGTGAGGGGCAGAATCCGCTTCGCGGATCTTTCGGACTACATCGCCGGATTGGCCGAATTCTGGGACTGCGAACACGACCAGTTGACGGCACCGGCCTCTCCGTGGTGGTGCCGGTATGTCACGGACGGTCAGGCGGTGCTTTACGAGGAACAGTACGGGATCAAGCTATTCATCCAAGGTTCGCCCGCCGGCGATTTTTTTGTTTTCGGAATTCCCTGTCGGCCGGAGCTCGGGGGCCGGTGGATCGGAGAGGATCTTCCACATCATGGGCTGGGGTACACGCGAAGCAGGACGGAACTGGAGATGTTGTTCCAACCCGGCGGCCGGACGTTGTGCGCCATGGTCCCAACCGCGCCATTCCGGGAAGCCTACACAACGTTGTCCGGACTGCCCCCCGAGCGGACTTTCCCCGCAGGACACCGATTCAAGCAGTATTCCGCAGACCGCTGGCGGGACCTCAGAGATGCCTGGCGACAGATCCTCCGGCGGGCGGACGCCATGACCGATCTCGTGACCGAATTGGCCGCCAGCCTCGTCAACTTTGGCGACCCGCAGGACCTCGTACGGGAGCGATACCCGGTCCGGGCGCGTGCCGTCTTCCGGCGGGCCCTGGATGCCTGTGCAGATGCCGGCGATTCGTTTCGGCCGGCAACTCTGGCCAGGAGCATCGGCGTCAGCCTTCGGAGCCTTGAGACGGCGTTTCGACAGTGCTCGGACCTTCCACCGGCACGCTTCCTCCGACTCCAGCGGATGAATGCCGTCCATCTGGCTTTGGTGGCGGCCGATCCGGCCCGGTCACGGGTCACCGACTTGGCGACGAATCACGGTTTCACGGAGTTGGGCCGCTTCGCCGTCGAATACCGTCAACTGTTTGGCGAAAGACCGTCGGAGACCCTGCGTCGCGCCGCCCGGAAGCGCTTTTGA
- a CDS encoding DUF11 domain-containing protein gives MQVIRETSRACVVAGAGLRAVVTLGLIAGSVFGGLAQGIVQEFFVPMPEAQIRQYFLTLAPGTGSTIDSIVSVVTPVPGSRIVYDHWEDGYEIDLNAPAQPSTEVWGDGNDANGKPPGYASDPLGFPAGSVISLRNLVPLPRNPSALVFDGRDRIGASQAIVMSRSAWATAPGPLLADSVEVPSTFDYGTQFIIPVGQDVIFPSPLSASMFEQCALMIQAAQNGTVVLLDADANGSPEISVTLNRGESYLLPGGVRKGATVAASKPVQVQLLTGDIGANYESRWFTIPSLDVWGSEYYAPVGTASNGDSTYVFFFNPHPAPITINFTTRNGSGSFSIPASNTNVFLMPQNSGARFVNQGGQTFYGIATVGASPTRNNVHDWGYSLVPTVNLTTEMVVGWGPGSENLTQNGSPAWVAAIQATTLYVDYNGDRAGPLTDPLGGKYDVAYSVSPLEVIRIYEPDRDQTGLRVYTLDGTLVTGAWGQDPAVAGPALPFLDVGNTIQNFPLPVLSKSVRILPPGGPVPAIGDTVEYSITLENRGIIALSAVSVVDLPPATGLAYVPNSTTRDGSAIPDSASGTPFPLDEGLTIPILLRRSSTEIRYRMTIAATGQFKNVAVTSIPGVSTEHVLNVPGAVPTPCSLNFTDAGGGPTQYLAGSPVYVSLADPDANLNPAAPDTVVVYVENLVTGDVEPVTLTETGNATGMFRNLAPLPTSTTSGGLIGDGVLFVLPGNLISVRYTDPQFGDTCSATAGIFIASNLKQLYLMSDGSDGDATGALNRVDPVASGAASTLVTGLIPTSTSNVSFTTTGSTPWVVPAGVTLVTVKAWGAGGGGGGGGGTSGRTGGAGGGGGFAQANISVTPGESLTVGVGGGGSAGTHVTSSTSGTGGGGGGRSDLRRGSTVLIAAAGGGGGGGGDDQNTSGIPLGGPGGAGGGATGVAGTTGGGTSTGGGAGTSSAGGAGGGSSTTAGSTGSSLTGGAGGEAGTTGTSATGGALGGGVGGRTTSGRAGGGGGGGGHFGGGGGSAAGAASVSGAGGGGGSGLASGGTLASGSGQNAGNNADAAYADTAGRGGNGGALGANGQAGNPGRVVISYVTGNSVTFTQTPTFCSSFAMPSGQTVTIKAYYSMVSGTIGTAVGASLRYGATTFFSASSATTGSDANGTFLQWSGPLAGAVNIAAGQAITLEVTSNLPAGNSFRIQYGSSSKPSLISLPATTVITVTSLAVYDAPYPGGIPVPAAANGQTLYVRAEVSDPFGAYDITSLPFSIAGPPGFGGLSGTLTDASVVASTACSKTYQYLWQTGSIPGAYTVAVTAKEGLENAVTDQRSTTVSLSPLDLGTPCTSQFTGTDNGTPASSFAPNSPIWIRVTDLDQNLNSSAIESLAVTVSSTGGDSETVTLLETGPATGVFTGSVSSSTVLGVGVNNGTLFAPEGSLLTLTYVDPDDPLDPCSATAVIPGASGGPSGLIVKERLVPADGVALVGESVVYRLQVANVGNATATTVVLTDTFPPTHLQFVAASISPSSTSPAGTITWNNIGPIPAGGIANVTVEFLAIAAGFEVANSAAVSGGLIAGPASVPVDITDPRQQLTKVRLDPPSGVIAIGDLQSFRISVRNIGNTAIARLPLTDTFSMACWEYVTASPAPDAIGAGLILWEDLTGAGNLAVGESLSVDVTLRAVGNCDPAENIAAAEFSVDINGNPVPPVTSTADAVTRAAAISGFVFAEDDVPGFSPGDQPLPGVIVRLFQDPVGNGSPADWVLVDVTMTDANGYYEFLNLALGSYFVVEEDPFGYVSVADTAGPNDNLIPVKVVALKEYPGNNFLDDLARFTDIGMIALEKAASPWVYTAAGQTITYTFTVTNPGTVPLSSVMVGDSKTSPPVYQSGDTNNDGRLDVNETWIFTASYQITTADVAAGTLLNVAKVVGSDPYGRSVGDTDDATVQLGKSGIVLEKTADPLTFTAAGQVITYTFAVSNPGTVPLGTVTVSDPTTTVPVYVSGDTNSDGYLDVDETWTYTATYEIQPADVTAGSVPNTATASATDPYNTPVQDTDEATVTYTPAAIALVKSASPQTYTTAGQVITYTFAVSNAGTVPLGTVTVSDPTTTVPVYVSGDANSDGYLDVDETWTYTASYTIQPGDVAAGSVLNTAVASAVDPYNTPVQDTDEETVTYTPAAIALVKSASPQTYTAAGQVITYTFAVGNPGTVPLGTVTVSDPTTTTPVYVSGDTNSDGYLDVDETWTYTASYTIQPGDVAAGSVLNTAVASAVDPYNTPVQDSDEATVTYTPAAIALVKSASPQTYTAAGQVITYTFAVSNPGTVPLGTVTVSDPTTTTPVYVSGDTNTDGYLDVDETWTYTAGYTIQPADVTAGSVPNTATANATDPYNAPVQDSDDETVTYAPAAIALVKTASPQIYSAAGQTITYTFLVTNPGTVPLGTVTVSDPTTTVPVYVSGDTNSDGYLDVDETWTYTASYTIQPADVTAGSVPNTATASATDPYNAPVQDSDDETVTYAPAAIALVKTASPQIYSAAGQTITYTFLVTNPGTVPLSAVQLVDSKTTPPAYVGGDTNNDGTLDVDETWTYTATYQITAADVTAGSVPNTAKVNGKDPYDRTVQDTDDEEVRYEPSQTFSIGNRVFLDAGAGGGSPNNGIQDGAEPGIEGVILNLYQADGVGAPTGLVLQSTTTDVGGWYRFDGLDAGTYVVVVDVESSFASLIGLQSSSGASTDFTLADDLLDHGLDMPLGTDSVLPGGIASSAVTVGMQLQPTGEAIFGTGAGANGPEGDASDNLVVDFGFYPPPPTAVELAYFQIEIAADGLAQLAWVTLVERDTLGFRLERFWPGEGWWPLFDGVIPAEGDGVRPQFYSFPDPTPFEADAVAYRLIEVDLAGEEHPVAELHADLRSGDVNVFQ, from the coding sequence ATGCAAGTGATCAGAGAAACCAGCCGTGCCTGCGTCGTGGCCGGGGCCGGCCTGCGGGCCGTCGTGACGCTCGGGTTGATCGCAGGGTCCGTCTTCGGCGGACTGGCTCAAGGGATCGTCCAGGAGTTTTTTGTCCCGATGCCGGAGGCACAGATCCGGCAATACTTCCTGACGTTGGCCCCGGGGACGGGGTCCACCATTGATTCGATTGTATCGGTGGTCACTCCGGTTCCGGGATCCCGGATCGTGTACGATCACTGGGAGGACGGGTACGAGATTGACCTCAACGCCCCGGCTCAGCCGTCAACGGAGGTCTGGGGAGACGGCAATGATGCGAACGGCAAGCCCCCGGGCTATGCAAGCGACCCCCTTGGATTTCCCGCCGGGAGTGTGATCAGCCTCCGCAATCTGGTCCCTCTGCCCCGGAATCCCTCCGCCCTTGTGTTTGACGGCCGCGATCGGATCGGGGCCTCCCAGGCCATCGTGATGTCCCGGTCGGCATGGGCCACGGCTCCCGGTCCGCTCCTCGCGGACTCCGTGGAGGTGCCGTCCACGTTCGACTACGGAACACAGTTCATCATCCCGGTCGGCCAGGACGTCATCTTTCCGTCTCCCCTGTCGGCTTCCATGTTTGAACAGTGCGCCCTGATGATCCAGGCGGCACAAAACGGCACCGTCGTGCTCCTTGATGCCGATGCCAATGGCTCGCCGGAGATCAGCGTGACGCTCAATCGGGGCGAGTCGTACCTGTTGCCGGGGGGCGTGCGCAAGGGAGCCACCGTCGCGGCCTCCAAACCGGTCCAGGTGCAGCTCCTGACGGGCGACATCGGTGCCAACTACGAGAGCCGGTGGTTCACCATCCCATCGCTGGATGTCTGGGGCTCGGAGTACTACGCGCCCGTGGGGACGGCTTCCAACGGGGATTCCACCTACGTCTTCTTTTTCAATCCCCACCCGGCTCCGATCACGATCAATTTCACCACGCGCAACGGAAGCGGTTCGTTCTCGATTCCGGCGTCGAACACCAACGTGTTCCTGATGCCCCAGAATTCCGGAGCCCGCTTCGTGAACCAAGGTGGACAGACCTTTTACGGCATTGCAACCGTTGGCGCCTCGCCCACGAGGAACAACGTTCATGATTGGGGATACAGTCTGGTGCCGACGGTCAATCTGACCACCGAGATGGTCGTCGGGTGGGGACCGGGCAGCGAGAATCTCACCCAGAATGGGAGCCCGGCCTGGGTGGCCGCCATCCAGGCCACCACGCTTTATGTGGACTACAATGGAGACCGGGCGGGCCCGCTGACTGACCCGCTGGGGGGCAAGTACGATGTGGCCTACTCAGTGAGCCCCTTGGAGGTGATCCGGATCTACGAACCGGATCGCGACCAGACCGGTCTCCGGGTCTACACGCTGGACGGGACGCTGGTCACCGGCGCCTGGGGTCAGGACCCCGCCGTTGCCGGTCCCGCACTTCCGTTCCTTGACGTTGGGAACACGATTCAGAATTTCCCGCTGCCGGTGCTCTCAAAGTCGGTGAGGATCCTGCCCCCCGGCGGTCCCGTCCCGGCAATTGGTGACACGGTGGAGTACTCGATCACCCTTGAAAACAGGGGGATCATTGCCCTCTCGGCTGTCTCCGTTGTGGACTTGCCACCGGCAACGGGGCTTGCGTACGTGCCCAACAGCACGACGCGGGACGGATCGGCGATACCGGACTCCGCAAGCGGCACGCCGTTCCCTCTTGATGAGGGCCTCACAATTCCAATTCTGCTGCGTCGCAGCAGCACGGAGATCCGCTATCGGATGACCATCGCGGCGACCGGCCAGTTCAAGAACGTGGCGGTGACGAGCATCCCCGGAGTGAGCACCGAACACGTCTTGAATGTTCCCGGGGCGGTGCCGACTCCGTGCAGCCTGAACTTCACCGACGCTGGGGGCGGCCCCACGCAGTACCTGGCCGGTTCGCCCGTGTACGTCTCGCTGGCGGATCCGGATGCGAACTTGAATCCGGCGGCACCCGACACTGTGGTGGTTTACGTGGAGAACTTGGTCACCGGCGATGTCGAACCCGTGACACTGACCGAAACGGGAAACGCGACGGGCATGTTCCGCAACCTCGCACCGCTGCCGACGTCGACGACTTCCGGAGGTCTCATTGGGGACGGAGTGCTCTTTGTACTTCCGGGGAACCTGATCAGCGTCCGGTACACCGATCCACAGTTTGGGGACACCTGCTCCGCCACGGCGGGCATCTTCATCGCGAGCAATCTGAAGCAGCTCTACCTGATGTCGGACGGATCGGACGGAGATGCCACGGGTGCGCTCAACCGGGTGGACCCTGTGGCGTCGGGTGCCGCGTCCACTCTCGTCACCGGTCTCATCCCAACGAGCACCTCCAATGTCTCGTTCACCACCACGGGGAGCACCCCCTGGGTTGTGCCGGCAGGAGTGACTTTGGTGACGGTGAAAGCTTGGGGTGCTGGCGGTGGCGGCGGCGGGGGAGGCGGGACGTCCGGGAGGACCGGAGGGGCCGGAGGAGGAGGTGGATTCGCCCAGGCGAACATATCTGTGACCCCTGGCGAGTCCTTGACGGTGGGAGTCGGCGGCGGGGGGAGCGCCGGAACCCACGTCACGAGTTCAACCTCCGGGACGGGTGGCGGCGGCGGGGGTCGTTCAGACCTTCGTCGAGGATCCACGGTTTTGATTGCCGCTGCTGGCGGTGGCGGTGGCGGTGGCGGTGACGACCAGAATACCAGCGGAATCCCGCTGGGCGGTCCGGGAGGCGCGGGGGGGGGGGCCACCGGCGTTGCGGGAACGACCGGTGGCGGAACGAGCACCGGCGGCGGCGCGGGTACATCAAGCGCCGGTGGTGCCGGTGGCGGCAGTTCGACCACTGCCGGGAGTACCGGATCCTCGCTGACCGGCGGTGCGGGCGGGGAGGCAGGCACCACGGGCACATCGGCAACCGGAGGCGCTCTGGGAGGTGGTGTTGGTGGACGGACAACCAGCGGACGGGCAGGTGGCGGTGGCGGTGGTGGCGGGCATTTCGGCGGGGGCGGTGGAAGTGCTGCAGGAGCCGCGAGTGTTTCTGGCGCCGGCGGCGGCGGCGGTTCCGGTCTGGCTTCCGGAGGCACCCTGGCTTCCGGCAGCGGCCAGAACGCAGGAAACAACGCAGACGCAGCCTACGCAGATACTGCCGGACGCGGTGGGAACGGGGGCGCCTTGGGTGCCAACGGCCAGGCGGGAAACCCGGGACGCGTGGTCATCAGCTACGTGACCGGGAACTCGGTGACGTTCACCCAGACACCCACCTTCTGTTCCAGCTTTGCAATGCCGTCGGGCCAAACGGTCACCATCAAGGCGTATTACTCGATGGTCAGCGGCACGATTGGAACGGCTGTCGGCGCCTCACTCAGATATGGCGCGACGACCTTTTTCAGCGCCTCATCCGCGACCACGGGCTCCGACGCCAACGGCACCTTTCTCCAATGGAGTGGCCCGCTGGCCGGTGCCGTGAACATAGCCGCCGGACAGGCCATCACCCTGGAAGTCACCTCCAACTTGCCCGCTGGCAATTCGTTCCGGATCCAGTATGGCAGCAGTTCGAAGCCGTCCTTGATCTCGCTGCCTGCCACCACGGTCATCACCGTGACCTCGTTGGCGGTGTACGATGCGCCGTACCCGGGGGGCATTCCTGTCCCGGCCGCCGCAAACGGGCAAACGCTGTATGTGCGGGCGGAGGTCTCCGATCCGTTTGGGGCGTACGACATCACGAGCCTGCCGTTCAGCATTGCCGGTCCCCCCGGTTTTGGGGGCCTTTCAGGAACTCTCACCGATGCCAGCGTGGTTGCGAGCACCGCATGCTCCAAGACCTACCAGTACCTGTGGCAGACCGGTTCGATCCCCGGCGCCTATACGGTTGCGGTCACGGCGAAGGAGGGCTTGGAGAACGCGGTCACCGATCAACGGTCCACAACCGTCTCCTTGAGTCCGCTCGACCTCGGGACGCCATGCACCAGCCAGTTCACCGGTACCGACAATGGCACGCCCGCGTCATCGTTTGCTCCGAACTCGCCGATCTGGATCCGGGTGACCGATCTGGACCAGAACCTGAATTCGTCAGCGATCGAGTCGCTTGCCGTGACGGTGTCCAGCACCGGGGGTGACTCCGAGACGGTCACCCTTCTTGAAACGGGGCCTGCAACAGGTGTGTTTACCGGCTCTGTGAGCTCCAGCACGGTCCTGGGCGTCGGCGTCAACAACGGCACGTTGTTTGCCCCCGAGGGCAGTCTCCTCACGTTGACGTATGTTGACCCTGACGATCCGCTGGATCCGTGCTCGGCGACCGCCGTGATCCCGGGTGCCTCCGGGGGACCCTCGGGGCTCATTGTGAAGGAGCGTCTGGTACCCGCAGACGGGGTCGCCCTGGTCGGCGAATCCGTGGTGTACCGGTTGCAGGTGGCGAATGTTGGAAATGCCACGGCGACGACGGTCGTCCTGACGGACACGTTCCCCCCGACCCATCTGCAGTTTGTGGCTGCCAGCATTTCGCCCAGCAGCACGTCGCCGGCCGGGACCATAACTTGGAACAACATCGGACCCATCCCGGCGGGGGGCATCGCCAATGTGACGGTTGAATTTCTGGCCATTGCCGCCGGATTTGAGGTGGCCAACTCCGCGGCTGTCAGCGGCGGGCTCATTGCCGGCCCAGCGTCGGTTCCCGTGGATATCACGGACCCGCGTCAACAGTTGACCAAGGTCCGCCTGGACCCGCCGTCGGGAGTGATCGCGATCGGGGACCTCCAGTCGTTCAGGATTAGCGTCAGGAACATCGGCAACACGGCGATCGCCCGGCTTCCGTTGACGGACACCTTCAGCATGGCCTGCTGGGAGTACGTGACTGCCAGCCCGGCTCCCGACGCAATCGGCGCCGGCTTGATTCTCTGGGAGGACCTGACTGGTGCTGGTAACCTCGCCGTGGGTGAGTCCCTCAGCGTGGATGTGACCCTGAGGGCCGTGGGCAACTGCGATCCCGCCGAGAACATTGCGGCGGCCGAATTCTCAGTGGACATCAATGGGAACCCCGTTCCTCCGGTGACGTCCACTGCGGATGCCGTCACCCGGGCCGCAGCCATCAGCGGATTCGTGTTTGCTGAGGATGATGTTCCAGGGTTCAGCCCGGGCGATCAACCCCTGCCGGGGGTGATTGTCCGCCTCTTTCAGGATCCGGTGGGCAACGGCAGTCCTGCCGACTGGGTGCTGGTTGACGTCACGATGACCGACGCGAACGGCTACTACGAGTTCCTGAATCTTGCCCTAGGGAGCTACTTCGTGGTGGAAGAGGATCCCTTCGGCTATGTCAGTGTTGCGGACACTGCGGGTCCGAATGACAACTTGATTCCGGTTAAGGTGGTCGCATTGAAGGAGTATCCGGGGAACAACTTCCTGGATGACCTGGCGCGCTTCACGGACATCGGGATGATCGCCCTGGAGAAAGCGGCGAGTCCGTGGGTCTACACGGCGGCGGGTCAGACGATCACATACACATTCACGGTGACCAATCCAGGGACGGTGCCATTGTCGTCCGTGATGGTGGGCGATTCGAAAACCAGCCCACCGGTATATCAGTCGGGCGACACCAACAACGACGGAAGGCTGGATGTGAACGAGACGTGGATTTTCACCGCCAGTTATCAGATCACGACGGCGGACGTCGCGGCGGGGACTCTCTTGAATGTGGCCAAGGTGGTCGGGAGCGACCCATACGGACGGAGCGTGGGTGACACGGACGACGCGACCGTGCAGTTGGGGAAGTCCGGGATCGTTCTTGAGAAGACGGCCGATCCGCTGACCTTCACAGCGGCGGGGCAGGTGATCACGTACACCTTTGCAGTGAGCAATCCGGGCACGGTGCCGCTGGGGACGGTGACGGTGAGCGATCCGACGACGACGGTGCCGGTGTATGTGTCCGGGGACACGAACAGCGACGGGTACCTGGATGTGGACGAGACGTGGACCTACACGGCCACGTATGAGATCCAGCCGGCGGATGTGACGGCGGGGTCGGTGCCGAACACGGCGACGGCGAGTGCGACCGATCCGTACAACACACCGGTGCAGGACACCGATGAGGCGACGGTGACGTACACGCCGGCGGCGATTGCACTGGTGAAGAGTGCGAGTCCGCAGACCTACACGACGGCGGGGCAGGTGATCACGTACACCTTTGCGGTGAGCAACGCGGGCACGGTGCCGCTGGGGACGGTGACGGTGAGCGATCCGACGACGACGGTGCCGGTGTATGTGTCCGGGGACGCGAACAGCGACGGGTACCTGGATGTGGACGAGACGTGGACGTACACGGCGAGCTACACGATCCAGCCGGGCGACGTGGCGGCGGGCAGTGTGTTGAACACGGCGGTGGCCAGTGCGGTGGATCCGTACAACACACCGGTGCAGGACACCGATGAGGAGACGGTGACGTACACGCCGGCGGCGATTGCACTGGTGAAGAGTGCGAGTCCGCAGACCTACACGGCGGCGGGCCAGGTGATCACGTACACCTTTGCGGTGGGCAATCCGGGCACGGTGCCGCTGGGGACGGTGACGGTGAGCGATCCGACGACGACGACACCGGTGTATGTGTCCGGGGACACGAACAGCGACGGGTACCTGGATGTGGACGAGACGTGGACGTACACGGCGAGCTACACGATCCAGCCGGGCGACGTGGCGGCGGGCAGTGTGTTGAACACGGCGGTGGCCAGTGCGGTCGATCCGTACAATACACCGGTGCAGGACAGCGACGAGGCGACGGTGACGTACACGCCGGCGGCGATTGCACTGGTGAAGAGTGCGAGTCCGCAGACCTACACGGCGGCGGGCCAGGTGATCACGTACACCTTCGCGGTGAGCAATCCGGGCACGGTGCCGCTGGGAACGGTGACGGTGAGTGATCCGACGACGACGACACCGGTGTATGTGTCCGGGGACACGAACACGGACGGGTACCTGGATGTGGACGAGACGTGGACCTATACGGCGGGCTACACGATCCAGCCGGCGGATGTGACGGCGGGGTCGGTGCCGAACACGGCGACCGCGAACGCGACCGATCCGTACAATGCACCGGTGCAGGACAGCGACGATGAGACGGTGACGTACGCGCCGGCAGCGATTGCACTGGTGAAGACGGCAAGTCCGCAGATCTACAGCGCGGCAGGGCAGACGATCACGTACACGTTCCTGGTGACGAACCCGGGCACGGTGCCGCTGGGGACGGTCACAGTGAGTGATCCGACGACGACGGTGCCGGTGTATGTGTCCGGGGACACGAACAGCGACGGGTACCTGGATGTGGACGAGACGTGGACCTACACGGCGAGCTACACGATCCAGCCGGCGGATGTGACGGCGGGGTCGGTGCCGAACACGGCGACGGCGAGTGCGACCGATCCGTACAATGCACCGGTGCAGGACAGCGACGATGAGACGGTGACGTACGCGCCGGCAGCGATTGCACTGGTGAAGACGGCAAGTCCGCAGATCTACAGCGCGGCGGGGCAGACGATCACGTACACGTTCCTGGTGACGAACCCGGGCACGGTGCCGTTGTCGGCGGTGCAGTTGGTTGACTCCAAGACGACGCCCCCGGCGTATGTGGGGGGAGACACGAACAACGACGGGACGCTGGATGTGGACGAGACGTGGACGTACACGGCGACCTACCAGATCACGGCGGCCGACGTGACGGCGGGGAGTGTGCCGAACACGGCGAAGGTCAACGGGAAGGATCCGTACGACCGGACGGTGCAGGATACGGACGACGAGGAGGTGAGGTATGAGCCCTCTCAGACCTTCAGCATCGGGAATCGGGTGTTTCTTGATGCGGGTGCCGGAGGGGGCTCTCCCAATAACGGGATCCAGGATGGTGCGGAGCCGGGCATTGAGGGTGTGATCCTCAACCTGTACCAGGCGGACGGGGTTGGTGCTCCCACCGGGTTGGTGCTTCAGAGCACCACCACGGACGTCGGTGGCTGGTACCGTTTCGACGGGCTGGATGCGGGGACATACGTGGTGGTGGTAGATGTGGAGAGTTCGTTTGCATCACTCATCGGCTTGCAGAGCAGCAGTGGAGCCAGCACGGACTTCACGCTCGCGGACGATCTTCTCGATCATGGGTTGGACATGCCGCTTGGAACCGACTCTGTGCTGCCGGGAGGGATTGCGAGCAGTGCGGTGACGGTTGGAATGCAATTGCAGCCAACCGGTGAGGCGATCTTTGGCACGGGCGCGGGGGCCAATGGGCCGGAGGGCGATGCCAGCGACAACCTGGTGGTGGACTTCGGGTTCTACCCGCCTCCTCCCACGGCCGTGGAGTTGGCCTACTTCCAGATTGAAATTGCCGCGGATGGCCTTGCGCAGTTGGCCTGGGTCACCCTGGTGGAGCGGGATACGCTCGGCTTCCGTCTGGAACGTTTCTGGCCGGGAGAGGGTTGGTGGCCGCTGTTTGACGGCGTGATCCCGGCGGAGGGCGACGGGGTGCGTCCCCAGTTCTACTCCTTCCCCGATCCGACTCCGTTCGAAGCGGACGCGGTGGCGTACCGGTTGATCGAAGTGGACCTCGCCGGGGAAGAACACCCGGTGGCGGAACTTCACGCGGACCTTCGCTCGGGTGACGTCAACGTGTTTCAATGA